In Pseudomonas rhizosphaerae, one DNA window encodes the following:
- a CDS encoding bleomycin resistance protein, with translation MLERNKLVPELMVTDLDTSLAFWVSCLGFEVAYQRPEDGFAYLDLNGAQVMLEQADPHAGQWLTAPLSKPFGRGINLQIDVAAVAPIIHKLRQAGYTLYRECVDTWYRVDQGEVGQREFIVQDPDGYLIRLVERLGKRCIAAME, from the coding sequence ATGCTAGAACGTAACAAGTTGGTCCCTGAGTTGATGGTCACTGACCTGGATACCAGCTTGGCGTTCTGGGTGTCTTGCCTGGGTTTCGAAGTGGCTTATCAACGTCCAGAGGATGGCTTTGCCTACCTCGATCTGAACGGCGCTCAAGTGATGCTCGAGCAGGCAGATCCGCACGCCGGCCAATGGCTCACTGCGCCGTTGAGCAAGCCTTTTGGAAGGGGGATCAACTTGCAGATCGATGTCGCCGCTGTCGCGCCGATCATTCACAAGCTTCGCCAAGCGGGATACACGCTTTACCGCGAATGTGTGGACACTTGGTATCGGGTGGACCAGGGCGAGGTTGGGCAGCGAGAGTTCATCGTGCAAGATCCTGATGGCTATCTGATCAGGCTGGTTGAGCGTTTGGGGAAGCGGTGTATTGCTGCAATGGAGTAG
- a CDS encoding LysE family translocator, with amino-acid sequence MLIDLLPAFALFALVSSITPGPNNTMLLASGVNFGFLRTIPHALGISLGFMLLVLAVGLGLGEIFTAVPWTYTALRWIGAAYLLYLAWCIATSGSVSEAGDQDSRPMTFLGAAAFQWVNPKAWVMAVGAITTYVPAQGYVYNVVVIAAVFALVNLPSVCVWAGFGSVLRNVLRVPRWLRLFNWSMAALLVLSLYPLLQSPAPV; translated from the coding sequence ATGCTCATCGACCTGCTGCCTGCCTTCGCCCTTTTCGCTCTGGTGTCCTCCATCACCCCAGGCCCCAACAACACCATGCTGCTGGCTTCGGGAGTGAATTTCGGTTTCCTGCGCACCATTCCCCACGCCCTGGGCATCAGCCTGGGGTTCATGCTACTGGTGTTGGCGGTCGGACTGGGACTGGGTGAAATCTTCACCGCCGTGCCCTGGACCTACACCGCCCTGCGCTGGATAGGCGCTGCCTACTTGCTTTACCTGGCATGGTGCATCGCCACCTCAGGCAGTGTGAGCGAAGCAGGAGACCAGGACAGCAGGCCAATGACTTTCCTCGGCGCCGCCGCTTTCCAATGGGTCAACCCCAAGGCTTGGGTAATGGCGGTTGGCGCCATCACCACCTATGTTCCAGCTCAGGGCTACGTCTATAACGTGGTGGTCATCGCTGCGGTGTTCGCACTGGTCAACCTGCCCAGCGTGTGCGTCTGGGCCGGCTTCGGCAGCGTCTTGCGCAACGTGCTGCGAGTGCCGCGCTGGTTGCGACTGTTCAACTGGAGCATGGCGGCGTTGCTGGTGTTGTCGTTGTATCCGTTGCTGCAAAGCCCGGCGCCGGTGTGA
- a CDS encoding CopG family ribbon-helix-helix protein, translating into MGSPVLSFRVEAELIDQLDQLAEATDRDRQYHLKRALARYVESESWHFRAVAEGIADAEAGNLVDLDAVKAKWVARAESRINQQGGK; encoded by the coding sequence ATGGGTTCGCCCGTTCTTTCTTTCCGTGTGGAAGCAGAGCTGATCGATCAGCTCGATCAGCTTGCCGAAGCCACCGATAGAGATCGCCAATACCATTTGAAACGCGCTTTGGCCCGCTATGTGGAATCCGAGTCGTGGCATTTTCGTGCTGTAGCAGAAGGCATTGCTGATGCAGAGGCAGGCAACTTGGTCGATTTGGATGCCGTGAAGGCTAAGTGGGTGGCGCGTGCCGAAAGTCGCATTAACCAGCAAGGCGGCAAGTGA
- a CDS encoding LysE family translocator, with protein sequence MSIVVSMAVFALASSISPGPVNLVSLSCGARHGVRAALPHVTGATLGFILLLLLMGLGLHEVLNRWPWLTQLIRIAGVIFLLYLAYRLASSDGRMDTVQAQTRPSAFMGALMQWLNPKAWLACLAGMGAFVADGDRQMVWVFALIYLVVCWLSLASWAWAGASLRDYLDSPARLRGFNRVMAALLGGCAVYLLLE encoded by the coding sequence ATGAGTATCGTCGTTTCCATGGCCGTTTTTGCGCTGGCCTCCTCCATAAGCCCCGGCCCGGTCAACCTTGTCTCCCTGAGCTGTGGCGCACGCCACGGCGTGCGAGCCGCTTTGCCCCACGTCACGGGCGCGACCCTGGGGTTCATCCTGCTGCTGTTGCTCATGGGCTTGGGACTGCACGAAGTGCTGAACCGCTGGCCCTGGCTGACGCAGCTCATTCGCATCGCTGGCGTGATCTTCCTACTGTACCTGGCCTACCGACTGGCAAGCAGTGATGGCCGCATGGACACCGTGCAGGCGCAGACGCGCCCTTCCGCCTTCATGGGCGCGCTGATGCAATGGCTCAATCCGAAGGCCTGGCTCGCGTGCCTTGCGGGCATGGGCGCGTTCGTCGCCGATGGCGACAGGCAGATGGTGTGGGTCTTCGCGCTGATCTATCTGGTGGTCTGCTGGCTGTCACTGGCCAGCTGGGCCTGGGCCGGTGCTTCGTTGCGCGACTATCTGGACAGCCCTGCGAGACTGCGCGGGTTCAATCGTGTCATGGCTGCATTGCTCGGGGGCTGCGCCGTGTATCTGTTGCTTGAGTAG
- a CDS encoding ATP-dependent nuclease translates to MRVEKVRVEGFRLLQDVEIMLEENSTVIVGRNNSGKTSFTDIFDRFTGETGARFRLEDFSPAQRERFFAAKMLREQATKPEDVLAALPTLALTLIFRYDSTAPNLGPLSPFVIDLDLDSTTAIVRLEYRATLATLHTLLDTPPAPEGVEPRTHFFRSLRDTVPKAYSIHVFAIDPTDDTNRRDFEGMAALTALLQCNFVRAQRTLDHAKHGDADVIGKLLSALFKTASAPTAAAADQELAAKLKASVEDIERNVQGDFDEMLKKLLPAMEVLGFPSLNDTELRPETSLNIEALLSDHTKVVYTGTDGVHLPEGYNGLGTRNLIYMLLQLESYHKAYRAKTTRPATHLIFIEEPEAHLHPQMQEVFINQLNAAIGKLSTSYPEEAAWNVQFVITTHSPHVANTASFEAVRYFLNESPTPANARQTKVKDFKKGLSSISPDDQDFLHQYMTLTKCDLYFADKAIMVEGTTERLLMPRLCELVDKSLEDKHKLARQYVTCVEVGGAYAQIFYPLLDFLELKTLVVTDLDSTKPVEKQNKHGKKITTWDKCPVAEGERTSNAAIKDWFRPDDAADKDGWQITPAELVAKTAEEKQSGYRRIAYQIAEKPGTNICARSYEDALVLANPDRFKWPKEQDEASEAWEIAKGLAKADTALRFAIREKEWTVPRYIQEGLGWLSAPPPPAQNVEAPVKEEAV, encoded by the coding sequence ATGCGAGTCGAGAAGGTTAGAGTCGAGGGATTCCGACTGCTTCAGGATGTTGAGATCATGCTGGAAGAAAATTCCACAGTGATCGTGGGACGCAACAACAGCGGAAAGACATCGTTTACCGACATTTTTGATCGCTTCACTGGAGAGACCGGGGCGCGGTTTCGCCTTGAAGACTTCTCGCCCGCACAGCGCGAGCGATTCTTCGCTGCAAAGATGCTTAGAGAACAAGCGACAAAGCCGGAGGACGTACTCGCGGCACTCCCGACGCTTGCTCTTACGCTCATCTTCCGCTACGACAGCACCGCCCCGAATTTAGGACCTCTTTCGCCTTTCGTCATTGACTTGGATCTAGACTCCACCACTGCCATTGTGCGCCTCGAATACCGAGCGACACTGGCAACCCTCCACACACTGCTCGATACCCCTCCCGCACCAGAAGGTGTCGAACCAAGAACACACTTCTTCCGCTCGTTGCGCGACACGGTGCCCAAGGCATACAGCATCCATGTGTTCGCCATCGACCCCACCGACGATACCAATCGCCGTGATTTTGAGGGCATGGCCGCACTAACGGCTTTGCTGCAGTGTAATTTCGTTCGGGCACAAAGAACTCTCGACCATGCGAAGCATGGCGATGCCGATGTCATTGGGAAATTGCTCAGCGCGTTATTCAAAACTGCCTCCGCACCAACTGCTGCGGCTGCAGATCAGGAGCTGGCGGCGAAGCTGAAGGCATCCGTCGAAGACATCGAGCGCAATGTTCAAGGCGACTTCGACGAGATGCTGAAAAAGCTTTTGCCAGCCATGGAGGTACTGGGCTTTCCGAGCCTCAATGATACCGAGCTTCGACCCGAGACCTCATTGAACATTGAGGCCCTGCTGTCGGACCACACAAAGGTGGTCTACACAGGCACAGACGGGGTACATCTCCCGGAAGGCTATAATGGTCTCGGCACTCGAAACCTGATCTACATGCTGTTGCAGCTCGAGAGTTACCACAAGGCCTACCGAGCCAAGACAACCCGTCCAGCAACTCACCTAATATTCATCGAAGAGCCTGAGGCTCACTTGCATCCGCAGATGCAAGAAGTTTTCATCAACCAGCTCAATGCTGCCATTGGAAAACTGTCGACGAGCTATCCTGAAGAGGCTGCGTGGAACGTTCAGTTCGTCATCACGACGCATTCTCCGCATGTGGCAAATACCGCATCGTTTGAAGCAGTACGGTATTTCCTAAATGAGTCGCCAACCCCGGCAAACGCCCGTCAGACCAAGGTCAAAGACTTCAAAAAGGGCTTGAGCAGCATTTCTCCCGACGACCAAGACTTCCTGCACCAGTACATGACGTTAACCAAGTGTGACCTGTACTTTGCGGACAAGGCCATCATGGTTGAGGGAACAACGGAGAGGCTACTGATGCCCCGTCTGTGCGAATTAGTTGATAAGTCGCTCGAGGACAAGCACAAGCTGGCCAGACAGTATGTGACCTGCGTCGAGGTCGGCGGAGCATATGCGCAGATCTTTTATCCACTCCTCGACTTTCTCGAGCTCAAGACTTTGGTCGTCACCGACCTGGATTCAACCAAGCCGGTGGAAAAGCAGAACAAGCATGGGAAAAAGATTACGACTTGGGACAAGTGCCCCGTGGCTGAAGGTGAGCGGACATCGAATGCAGCAATCAAGGATTGGTTTCGTCCCGACGACGCCGCGGATAAGGATGGCTGGCAGATTACTCCGGCAGAGCTTGTTGCCAAAACTGCCGAAGAGAAGCAAAGCGGTTACCGTCGCATTGCCTATCAGATTGCAGAGAAGCCTGGCACTAACATTTGTGCCCGCAGCTATGAAGATGCACTCGTCCTAGCAAACCCCGATCGATTTAAATGGCCTAAGGAACAGGACGAGGCATCTGAGGCATGGGAGATCGCCAAGGGGCTCGCGAAAGCGGATACGGCTTTGCGGTTTGCCATTCGCGAAAAGGAATGGACGGTACCCCGCTACATCCAGGAAGGCCTAGGATGGCTTTCTGCCCCGCCTCCTCCCGCGCAGAACGTGGAAGCACCAGTTAAGGAGGAGGCGGTATGA
- a CDS encoding GNAT family N-acetyltransferase, whose translation MLLKQTRLAALLDTPTAFGVSYQTAAKYTDEQWKDRASSAGTAFWLAFDGDRPIGMVGAAVGGEGRYCLIGMWVERAVRGSGVAAGLVDAVKARAEVIGVDGVYLDVCPENARVANFYLRQGFVFLDGWEPLESHPHIWVQAMYWAVG comes from the coding sequence ATGCTGTTGAAACAGACACGGCTTGCGGCCCTTTTGGACACGCCGACGGCATTTGGCGTGAGCTATCAGACTGCGGCTAAGTACACCGACGAGCAGTGGAAAGATCGAGCGTCGTCCGCTGGAACCGCGTTTTGGCTGGCGTTCGACGGTGACCGACCGATCGGGATGGTGGGTGCGGCCGTTGGTGGTGAAGGTCGTTATTGCTTGATCGGGATGTGGGTCGAGCGTGCTGTGCGGGGTTCTGGAGTGGCTGCTGGGTTGGTTGATGCGGTGAAGGCTCGTGCCGAGGTGATTGGAGTGGATGGGGTTTATCTTGACGTTTGTCCGGAAAACGCAAGGGTTGCCAATTTCTATCTTAGGCAAGGTTTTGTGTTTTTGGATGGATGGGAACCTTTGGAAAGTCATCCGCATATCTGGGTTCAGGCGATGTATTGGGCTGTTGGGTGA
- a CDS encoding DODA-type extradiol aromatic ring-opening family dioxygenase yields the protein MNIRSPVLFVSHGSPMFAVEPGLAGKHLAELGRELTRPQAIVIVSPHWMTRGEVGVTASAAPATVHDFGGFPDALYMIQYPVPGAPALAAQIVNLLQAAGWNSRLDADRGLDHGAWVPLLYLAPAADIPVIQVSMPASLDTREAWKLGQALKPLRNMNVMIVASGSLTHNLYEFRGATPHGAQYVKDFAAWTAQTLASGNLESLLDYRQYAPSAERAHPTDEHFLPLFIAVGAAGERYETRVIEGGVEYGVLAMDSYLFT from the coding sequence ATGAATATTCGATCGCCCGTACTGTTCGTGTCCCATGGCTCTCCCATGTTCGCGGTCGAGCCCGGCCTGGCGGGCAAACACCTGGCCGAGCTGGGGCGTGAGCTGACGCGGCCTCAAGCCATCGTCATCGTGTCCCCGCACTGGATGACCCGTGGCGAGGTCGGCGTGACCGCAAGCGCAGCTCCCGCCACCGTTCATGACTTCGGCGGCTTCCCCGACGCGCTGTACATGATCCAATACCCCGTGCCCGGCGCACCAGCCCTGGCCGCGCAGATCGTCAACCTGCTGCAGGCCGCCGGCTGGAACTCTCGTTTGGATGCCGATCGGGGTTTGGACCATGGCGCCTGGGTACCCCTGCTCTACCTGGCGCCAGCCGCGGACATCCCGGTGATACAGGTCTCCATGCCGGCATCGCTCGACACTCGCGAGGCGTGGAAGCTGGGCCAGGCGCTCAAGCCACTGCGCAACATGAACGTGATGATCGTGGCCTCGGGCAGCCTGACGCACAACCTCTACGAGTTCCGCGGTGCCACGCCCCACGGCGCTCAATACGTCAAGGATTTTGCTGCCTGGACGGCGCAGACCCTGGCCTCAGGCAATCTGGAGTCGCTGCTGGACTACCGGCAATACGCGCCTTCAGCCGAACGCGCGCACCCTACGGACGAGCACTTCCTGCCCTTGTTCATCGCCGTCGGTGCGGCCGGTGAGCGTTATGAAACGCGGGTGATCGAAGGCGGCGTGGAGTATGGGGTGTTGGCGATGGACAGTTATTTGTTTACGTAG
- a CDS encoding transporter substrate-binding domain-containing protein — protein sequence MNGDDYKVGLLFSRASLTAASETAQANATHLAIAEVNDSGGIDGRRVTAIDGDPGADPNDYRDSALHLCDHHQVQVLFGTHMSSTRKVVLPVVESRRRLLFYPTLYEGFEYSPYCFYTGSAPNQNSLQLARYVLQTYGGRVLFVGGSYVYPYESNRIMRELFEQAGGEIVDEIYLPFHATAEDFERVMQRVRETAPDAIYSTIVGSDIPSLHRAYRQAGFDPARLPIVSLATNEVDVQAMTDEEAEGHISAAPWFSTLQTPASQAFVSRYRARFGEGAAITAGAEAAYFQVHLFAQAARRAADDSVQALREALAGARFDAPQGTVQIDPQTQHTWLWPRIARLDHRRQFQPVLESAEAVPPSPYMVDYQMDVQP from the coding sequence ATGAACGGTGACGATTACAAGGTAGGCCTGCTGTTCTCCCGCGCGAGCCTCACGGCGGCGTCGGAAACCGCACAGGCCAATGCCACCCACCTGGCCATCGCCGAGGTCAACGACAGCGGCGGCATCGACGGCCGCCGCGTGACCGCGATCGATGGCGACCCCGGCGCCGATCCGAACGATTACCGCGACAGTGCGCTGCACCTGTGCGACCACCATCAGGTGCAGGTACTGTTCGGCACGCACATGTCGAGCACACGCAAGGTCGTGCTGCCGGTGGTCGAAAGCCGTCGGCGCTTGCTGTTCTATCCAACCCTATACGAAGGTTTCGAATACTCGCCGTACTGCTTCTACACCGGCTCGGCCCCCAACCAGAACTCGTTGCAGCTGGCCCGCTACGTCCTGCAGACCTATGGCGGACGGGTGCTGTTCGTGGGCGGCTCGTATGTCTACCCCTACGAATCGAACCGCATCATGCGCGAACTGTTCGAGCAGGCGGGCGGCGAGATCGTCGACGAGATCTACCTGCCGTTCCACGCCACCGCAGAGGACTTCGAGCGGGTCATGCAGCGGGTGCGCGAGACCGCACCCGACGCCATCTATTCGACCATCGTCGGCAGCGACATTCCCTCGCTGCACCGGGCCTACCGCCAGGCGGGCTTCGATCCTGCACGCCTGCCCATCGTCAGCCTGGCCACCAACGAGGTCGACGTGCAGGCCATGACCGACGAAGAAGCCGAAGGCCACATCTCGGCCGCGCCTTGGTTCTCGACGTTGCAGACGCCCGCCAGCCAGGCGTTCGTCAGCCGCTATCGCGCGCGCTTCGGCGAAGGTGCCGCCATCACTGCCGGCGCCGAGGCCGCCTATTTTCAGGTGCACCTGTTCGCCCAGGCCGCGCGCCGCGCCGCCGACGATTCGGTGCAGGCCCTGCGCGAAGCCCTGGCCGGCGCGCGTTTTGATGCGCCTCAAGGCACGGTGCAGATCGACCCGCAGACCCAGCACACCTGGCTGTGGCCGCGCATTGCCCGGCTCGATCACCGACGCCAGTTTCAGCCGGTGCTGGAGAGCGCCGAAGCGGTGCCGCCCAGCCCCTACATGGTCGACTACCAGATGGACGTGCAGCCATGA
- a CDS encoding type II toxin-antitoxin system RelE/ParE family toxin, protein MPKVALTSKAASDLDGIYEHHEALRGPQKAEETIFQMLDSLSQLEVFPQLGKASGIPDCRELIFARYPYRAIYSLKGNVILVYRILHQHAERPEEW, encoded by the coding sequence GTGCCGAAAGTCGCATTAACCAGCAAGGCGGCAAGTGATCTCGACGGGATTTATGAGCACCACGAAGCGCTCAGAGGACCCCAAAAAGCAGAAGAAACCATTTTTCAGATGTTGGATAGCCTGAGCCAGTTGGAGGTGTTTCCCCAACTGGGCAAGGCGTCGGGCATTCCCGATTGCAGGGAGCTGATCTTCGCGAGGTATCCCTACCGTGCGATCTACAGCCTGAAAGGCAATGTCATTCTGGTGTATCGAATTTTGCACCAGCATGCAGAGCGCCCTGAGGAGTGGTAA
- a CDS encoding UvrD-helicase domain-containing protein, with the protein MKEPTENPALVAAQEAQRKINEALDAGYSFRLEAGAGAGKTYSLVAALKRLITERGPALVQAGQKVACITYTEVARNEIAQEIEDHPAILVNTIHGFSWAFLHQFQKALRDLVGEMDDRKEKIEQGGGIGSKSVDYNLGYFSVDTDRITLSHDDIPEMMANLLQKEKFRRLLSQQFPVIFIDEYQDTHPQFMEAITEHFLRPATGPLIGLFGDHWQTIYRSEYELAEYPIEEIPKGSNFRSVPAVVDVLNKLRPELKQAVHEPEAKGEARFFHTNAYKGQRTNDRQSKEDLPPDLARRTREDLMQRLQAEGWDLSKTKVLMLTHNVLAAEQGYPNIAEVFSGRTEQFVKKEDPAIKFFVEVVEPMCAAYGASRFGDMFRVFGSGPTITKHEDKSCWRRDMDTLQMLRADGTIGQVIDHLKETKRPSPPDRLLRRDEELRALNGDPIPDDASALQRYNKLREIPYGEVIEVVKFIEKQTSFATQHSVKGAEFENVLVVLGGGWNHYNWPQLLELVKTKALNSKNTKGFYRARNLFYVSISRPMTRLAVLATQTMPGTALEAINNLFGSDNVEELAIAM; encoded by the coding sequence ATGAAGGAGCCTACTGAGAATCCCGCACTCGTTGCTGCACAAGAGGCCCAAAGAAAGATCAATGAGGCCCTTGATGCTGGTTATAGCTTTCGCCTTGAAGCCGGCGCCGGCGCAGGCAAGACGTATTCCCTGGTCGCGGCGCTTAAGCGATTGATTACAGAGCGAGGCCCAGCCTTGGTTCAAGCAGGGCAAAAGGTAGCTTGCATCACCTACACCGAGGTTGCCCGTAACGAAATTGCCCAGGAGATTGAGGATCACCCCGCCATATTGGTCAATACCATCCACGGCTTTTCCTGGGCGTTCCTACATCAGTTTCAAAAAGCGCTGCGCGACCTCGTGGGTGAAATGGATGACCGGAAAGAAAAAATCGAACAAGGCGGAGGAATCGGATCAAAGTCTGTGGATTACAACTTAGGATACTTTAGCGTCGATACCGACAGAATCACGCTGAGCCACGACGACATTCCGGAGATGATGGCCAATCTCCTGCAGAAGGAAAAGTTTCGACGTCTCTTGAGCCAACAGTTTCCGGTGATCTTCATCGACGAGTATCAAGATACCCATCCCCAGTTTATGGAGGCAATTACCGAGCACTTCTTGAGGCCCGCCACAGGTCCGCTCATTGGTCTATTTGGGGACCACTGGCAGACTATTTATCGCAGTGAATACGAGCTCGCAGAGTACCCGATAGAAGAAATTCCCAAAGGCTCAAACTTTCGATCGGTACCTGCAGTTGTCGATGTGCTGAACAAACTGCGCCCTGAACTGAAGCAAGCCGTCCATGAACCCGAGGCGAAGGGCGAGGCACGGTTCTTTCACACCAACGCCTACAAAGGTCAACGGACCAATGACAGGCAGTCCAAAGAGGATCTTCCACCCGACCTAGCGCGACGCACTCGAGAAGACTTGATGCAGCGACTGCAAGCCGAGGGCTGGGACCTGAGCAAGACGAAGGTACTGATGCTCACCCACAACGTCTTGGCCGCTGAACAGGGTTATCCCAACATCGCCGAGGTATTCAGCGGTCGCACCGAACAATTCGTAAAAAAGGAAGACCCGGCGATCAAGTTCTTTGTAGAAGTAGTCGAACCCATGTGCGCGGCCTATGGCGCATCTCGCTTCGGCGATATGTTCAGGGTGTTCGGCTCCGGCCCTACGATCACCAAGCATGAAGACAAATCCTGTTGGCGTCGCGACATGGATACCCTCCAGATGCTGCGTGCAGATGGCACGATTGGACAGGTAATTGATCACCTAAAAGAAACGAAACGCCCATCGCCACCGGATCGTCTGCTCCGGCGCGACGAAGAGCTCAGAGCCCTAAATGGCGACCCCATACCTGACGATGCCTCAGCACTTCAGCGGTACAACAAGCTGCGGGAAATACCTTACGGAGAGGTTATCGAGGTGGTCAAATTCATTGAGAAACAGACCTCCTTTGCCACACAGCATAGCGTCAAGGGCGCCGAGTTTGAGAATGTTTTGGTAGTGCTGGGAGGGGGCTGGAATCACTACAACTGGCCTCAACTACTCGAGCTTGTTAAGACAAAGGCGCTAAATAGCAAGAATACGAAGGGCTTTTATCGTGCCCGCAACCTCTTCTATGTCTCCATATCCCGACCCATGACTCGGCTCGCAGTGCTTGCCACGCAAACCATGCCGGGAACCGCCCTCGAAGCGATAAACAACCTGTTTGGAAGCGACAATGTCGAAGAGCTTGCTATCGCAATGTGA
- a CDS encoding iron-containing alcohol dehydrogenase, producing the protein MQGFTFSSTAHLICATGSAAGLAEQCASRGARRVLLVTDAGILKHGLLDDVLPGFASADIEYAVYSDVLADPAEALVLAATEQARRMNADLIVGFGGGSSMDTAKLVAYLAHPAQRQGLSDIYGVNQATGPRLPLIQVPTTAGTGSEVTPISIVTTATGKSGVVANQLLPDLAILDAQLTIGLPGPVTAATGIDAMVHAIEAYTSKHRKNPLSDLLAREALRLLSTNLERAVNTPHDLEARQAMLLGACLAGQAFANAPVAAVHALAYPLGVSFHLPHGLSNALVLQQVLRFNLSAAQGLYAELAPVVLGERLQSGDAAQQFIDELLRLHQATGLPLRLSDAGVTRESLPELARSAMLQQRLLVNNPREVSEADALAIYTAAF; encoded by the coding sequence ATGCAAGGATTCACCTTCAGCAGCACTGCCCACCTCATCTGCGCCACCGGCAGCGCCGCCGGCCTGGCCGAACAATGCGCCAGCCGCGGCGCCCGGCGTGTCTTGCTGGTCACCGATGCCGGCATCCTCAAGCACGGTTTGCTCGATGACGTGCTGCCGGGCTTCGCCAGCGCCGATATCGAATACGCGGTGTACAGCGATGTGCTCGCCGACCCGGCGGAAGCGTTGGTGCTGGCCGCCACCGAACAGGCACGGCGCATGAACGCCGACCTGATCGTCGGCTTCGGCGGCGGCAGCTCCATGGACACCGCCAAGCTGGTCGCCTACCTGGCGCACCCTGCACAGCGACAGGGCCTGAGCGACATCTACGGCGTGAACCAGGCCACCGGCCCGCGCTTGCCGTTGATTCAGGTGCCCACCACCGCAGGCACCGGATCGGAAGTCACGCCCATCTCCATCGTCACCACCGCCACCGGCAAATCCGGCGTAGTGGCGAACCAGCTGTTGCCGGACCTGGCAATTCTCGACGCCCAACTGACCATCGGCCTGCCCGGCCCGGTCACGGCGGCCACCGGCATCGACGCCATGGTGCATGCCATCGAGGCCTACACCAGCAAACACCGCAAGAATCCCCTCTCCGACCTGCTGGCACGTGAAGCCTTGCGCCTGTTGTCGACCAACCTCGAGCGCGCGGTCAACACGCCGCACGACCTGGAAGCCCGCCAGGCCATGTTGCTGGGCGCCTGTCTGGCCGGGCAGGCGTTTGCCAACGCGCCGGTCGCCGCCGTGCACGCATTGGCCTACCCGCTGGGCGTCAGCTTCCACCTGCCCCATGGCCTGTCCAATGCGCTGGTTCTGCAACAAGTGCTGCGATTCAACCTCTCCGCTGCCCAGGGCCTGTACGCCGAACTTGCCCCCGTGGTGCTGGGCGAGCGCTTGCAATCAGGCGACGCGGCCCAGCAATTCATCGACGAGCTGCTCAGGCTGCATCAAGCCACCGGCCTGCCGCTACGCCTCAGCGATGCCGGCGTGACCCGCGAAAGTCTGCCGGAGCTGGCTCGCAGCGCGATGCTGCAGCAACGGCTGCTGGTCAACAATCCGCGCGAGGTCAGCGAAGCCGATGCGCTGGCGATCTATACCGCGGCGTTCTAA
- a CDS encoding ANTAR domain-containing response regulator, which produces MTSAPSLLRELKGLRVLVIHPQDAEARIVLDQLQRIGCIVEQRWPVPTTLPEAVDVVLLAVELSQRSNTQTLVESLSEQAPPIIAVVGYENPSMLQLVLETQPAAVIERPLRPFGLLTQLLMARAAWRARIDMLAELRKLQSRQPAVSKISMAKALLMARHRLGENDAHRRLQREAMTRRTSMEAIAQQIIDADRPAEPEQP; this is translated from the coding sequence ATGACCAGCGCGCCGTCCCTGCTGCGCGAACTCAAGGGCCTGCGCGTGCTGGTGATTCACCCCCAGGACGCTGAGGCGCGCATCGTCCTCGACCAGTTGCAGCGTATCGGTTGCATCGTCGAACAACGCTGGCCGGTGCCCACGACGCTGCCCGAAGCAGTCGACGTGGTGCTGCTGGCCGTGGAACTCAGCCAGCGCAGCAACACGCAAACGCTGGTGGAAAGCCTGAGCGAACAGGCGCCGCCGATCATCGCCGTGGTCGGCTACGAGAACCCGTCGATGCTGCAACTGGTGCTGGAAACGCAACCGGCGGCGGTCATCGAACGGCCGTTGCGGCCGTTCGGTCTGCTGACCCAGTTGCTGATGGCCCGCGCCGCCTGGCGGGCGCGCATCGACATGCTCGCCGAGCTGCGCAAGCTGCAAAGCCGGCAACCGGCGGTGTCGAAGATCTCCATGGCCAAGGCGCTGTTGATGGCCCGCCATCGCCTCGGCGAAAACGATGCCCACCGGCGCCTGCAACGCGAAGCCATGACGCGCCGGACCAGCATGGAAGCCATCGCCCAGCAGATCATCGATGCGGATCGACCTGCCGAACCTGAACAGCCATAG